In a genomic window of uncultured Sphaerochaeta sp.:
- a CDS encoding TRAP transporter substrate-binding protein, whose amino-acid sequence MKKVLFVVLVLICIFFACRKEEQSHPELVLRYAENQSPGYPTVEAAAYMAELVKERTGGRIEIRIYPDSVLGSENSVMEQMTYGGIDMSRFSLGTLFRFFPELWTLQLPYLYTDSEHMWRVLDGEIGDMYLRDMSGKGTIGLAWYDAGARSFYTRTPIFSFASLQDLTIRVQENDMMSRTIELLGAEAVQIPYGDVYSALQKLRIDGAENNLPSYVFMDHNQAAPYFYQDEHFRLPEVVMISADAQKKVSAIDPGFVEIIEACARESGVYERKLWQEEENRAYEKAVQSGVKFIIPSDEDMLALKEAMEPLYRELGQKEREIVERIRDI is encoded by the coding sequence ATGAAAAAAGTCCTTTTTGTTGTATTGGTGCTGATCTGCATCTTCTTTGCCTGTCGCAAGGAAGAGCAGAGCCATCCCGAGTTGGTGCTCCGTTATGCCGAGAACCAGAGTCCCGGCTATCCCACTGTTGAAGCGGCTGCATATATGGCTGAATTGGTTAAGGAGCGGACCGGAGGGAGAATCGAGATCAGGATCTATCCCGATAGTGTGTTGGGGTCGGAGAACAGTGTGATGGAGCAGATGACGTATGGGGGCATCGATATGTCACGTTTCTCTCTGGGCACGCTCTTCCGTTTCTTTCCCGAACTCTGGACGCTCCAACTGCCTTATCTGTACACCGACAGCGAACATATGTGGAGGGTCCTTGACGGGGAAATCGGTGACATGTATCTGCGTGATATGTCGGGCAAGGGTACTATCGGCTTGGCTTGGTACGATGCCGGAGCCAGGAGTTTTTATACAAGAACCCCGATTTTCAGCTTTGCTTCTCTTCAGGACCTCACGATAAGGGTCCAGGAGAATGACATGATGAGCCGCACCATCGAGCTGCTTGGTGCCGAGGCTGTGCAGATTCCCTATGGGGATGTCTATTCTGCACTGCAGAAACTACGAATCGATGGGGCGGAGAACAACCTTCCCAGCTATGTGTTCATGGACCACAACCAAGCGGCTCCTTATTTCTATCAGGATGAGCACTTCCGGCTACCTGAAGTCGTGATGATAAGTGCCGATGCTCAAAAGAAAGTATCCGCCATCGACCCCGGCTTTGTTGAGATTATCGAAGCGTGTGCAAGGGAGAGCGGGGTATATGAGCGAAAACTCTGGCAGGAAGAGGAAAACCGGGCGTATGAGAAGGCGGTGCAATCAGGAGTCAAATTCATCATTCCCAGTGATGAGGACATGCTTGCGTTGAAGGAAGCCATGGAGCCGCTTTACCGTGAGCTGGGACAGAAGGAACGAGAAATTGTTGAAAGGATTAGAGATATCTAG
- a CDS encoding TRAP transporter substrate-binding protein, translating to MKRVMVILLALLLCSSMAFAAGSQESTTAAPAAEKNVKLVYAEVNPLDSIVGKTGVYFKQQVEKLSGGTVTIDIQASGVLGSENDVLDSILGGGTSIDMSRISAFALTSYGAEKSKLLSIPFTFENRAHFWAFANSDLAPEFLNEPQAIGLPIRGVFYGEEGFRHFFTVKKVAKMSDLKGLKLRVSNDPVMNGMVRGLGASPTVVSFGELYSALQTGVVDGAEQPIANYKANAFQEVAPTMILDGHTLGAIQVVITDNAWNKLSEKQRSAIMEAGKLAQAYNAEISENAENEVLAALKAEGTNIVEVSNKAEWAAASKAVIDENTKSQAALYQKIVALK from the coding sequence ATGAAACGTGTAATGGTAATTCTTTTGGCACTCTTGCTCTGTTCTTCCATGGCATTTGCCGCTGGTTCGCAAGAGAGTACTACTGCTGCTCCCGCAGCTGAAAAAAATGTAAAGCTTGTCTATGCCGAGGTTAATCCTCTTGACAGCATCGTTGGCAAGACCGGCGTCTATTTCAAGCAGCAGGTCGAAAAACTCAGTGGTGGTACGGTGACCATCGACATCCAGGCTTCCGGTGTTCTTGGTTCTGAGAACGACGTACTGGACTCCATCCTTGGCGGCGGTACCTCGATCGACATGTCCAGAATTTCTGCATTTGCGCTCACCAGTTATGGTGCCGAGAAGTCCAAGCTTCTCTCAATCCCCTTCACCTTCGAGAACAGGGCTCACTTCTGGGCTTTCGCCAATTCCGACCTGGCTCCCGAATTCCTTAATGAACCCCAGGCCATCGGTCTTCCCATCCGCGGTGTTTTCTATGGTGAGGAGGGTTTCAGACACTTCTTTACTGTAAAGAAAGTTGCAAAGATGAGTGACCTCAAGGGCTTGAAGCTTCGCGTATCCAACGACCCCGTTATGAACGGCATGGTAAGAGGCCTTGGTGCTTCTCCGACCGTAGTATCCTTTGGTGAGCTCTACTCCGCTTTGCAGACCGGTGTTGTCGACGGCGCCGAGCAGCCGATTGCAAACTACAAGGCCAACGCTTTCCAGGAAGTTGCTCCCACCATGATTCTTGATGGCCACACCCTTGGAGCCATCCAGGTTGTCATCACCGACAACGCTTGGAACAAGCTTTCCGAGAAGCAGAGAAGCGCCATCATGGAAGCCGGTAAGCTTGCACAGGCATACAATGCCGAGATCAGCGAGAACGCAGAGAACGAAGTTCTTGCAGCACTCAAGGCTGAGGGTACAAACATTGTTGAAGTTTCCAACAAGGCTGAATGGGCTGCAGCCAGCAAGGCTGTGATTGATGAGAATACCAAGAGCCAGGCAGCTTTGTATCAGAAGATTGTTGCTTTGAAGTAA
- a CDS encoding TRAP transporter small permease, whose product MSKFFATMDKIKHAYDWTDRIVLIICKLLLIADILITSYAVAGRMFNQYIPFLKDPAWSEEVVLTCMSYMAVLSAALAIRRGSHIRMTAFDKYLPKRTIKFLDILSDVAVLSLGLIMLFVGWRYATTLGGRGFYVSIPWLSRFWMYFPVPLAGLAMIIFELESLYNHLKSFFMKEEEKA is encoded by the coding sequence ATGTCAAAGTTCTTTGCAACCATGGACAAGATAAAACATGCGTATGACTGGACAGACAGGATTGTACTGATAATCTGCAAACTCTTGTTGATTGCCGACATCCTGATTACCAGCTATGCGGTAGCCGGGCGTATGTTCAATCAATACATCCCATTCCTCAAGGATCCTGCTTGGTCGGAAGAGGTTGTATTGACCTGTATGTCCTATATGGCTGTTCTTTCAGCCGCCCTAGCCATCAGGCGGGGTTCCCATATCAGGATGACGGCATTTGACAAGTACCTCCCCAAGCGTACAATCAAGTTCCTCGACATCCTTTCCGATGTCGCTGTACTCAGTCTCGGGTTGATCATGCTTTTTGTCGGCTGGCGATATGCAACGACACTAGGTGGCAGGGGGTTCTATGTTTCCATTCCCTGGCTCAGCCGTTTCTGGATGTATTTCCCTGTACCTCTCGCCGGACTTGCCATGATTATTTTTGAGCTGGAGTCTCTGTACAACCATTTGAAGTCCTTCTTTATGAAGGAAGAGGAGAAGGCTTGA
- a CDS encoding response regulator, with protein sequence MIKILIVDDESVERELLYKILSSNLLLELYQVENGRLAVTYASLYDVDVVLMDIEMPALNGLEAAQRILADKPSCRIIFITAYSVFSYAREAVKLGAIDYILKPVDKEDVLRAVKRAISQVEAERQLKAVRPPEGDCLEEDEVTDKASLMMAKVKKYLEHSYMNYDLSLDSVSSLLNINASYLSCIFKRCTGVNFLDYITNLRISAAKDYLCDPFKSASEIASMVGYDSSSYFTRAFKKNTGLTPTEYRRQVSGGMRR encoded by the coding sequence ATGATCAAGATACTGATAGTTGATGACGAAAGTGTCGAACGAGAGCTTCTGTATAAAATACTCTCATCCAATCTCCTCCTGGAACTGTATCAGGTGGAAAATGGGCGGTTGGCCGTCACGTATGCCTCCCTGTACGATGTGGATGTTGTTCTTATGGATATTGAGATGCCGGCCCTCAACGGTTTGGAAGCCGCCCAAAGGATTCTGGCGGACAAGCCCTCATGCCGCATTATTTTCATAACAGCCTACAGTGTATTTTCCTACGCCCGTGAAGCTGTAAAGCTGGGGGCCATCGACTATATTCTCAAACCTGTGGATAAGGAGGACGTTCTGAGGGCTGTTAAGCGGGCGATCAGCCAGGTGGAAGCCGAACGACAGCTGAAAGCTGTTCGTCCTCCTGAAGGCGATTGTCTGGAAGAGGATGAGGTTACCGACAAAGCCTCCCTGATGATGGCCAAGGTAAAGAAATATCTGGAACACAGCTACATGAACTACGACCTCTCATTGGATTCGGTTAGCAGCCTGCTCAATATCAATGCATCGTATCTGAGCTGCATCTTCAAGCGTTGCACCGGGGTCAATTTCCTCGATTACATCACAAACCTCAGAATTTCGGCGGCAAAGGACTATTTATGCGATCCCTTCAAGTCGGCATCGGAGATCGCCTCGATGGTCGGCTATGACAGCTCAAGTTACTTCACCCGCGCCTTCAAGAAAAATACAGGGCTTACCCCAACCGAATACCGAAGACAGGTAAGTGGGGGCATGAGAAGATGA